In the genome of Pelobacter seleniigenes DSM 18267, one region contains:
- a CDS encoding ATP-binding protein, which produces MKSRRLVWQLYPTYILLILIVLCGLGWYVSVTLRNFHYQQTAADLSARAHLVEEQLQSSFDMTRQENLNQLVKRLGESSQTRITIIRLDGKVLADSEENPERMENHSHRPEIQTAISGKQGMSIRFSRTLGQTLMYVALPFVRDGEVLGTVRTAISVSDIDRTLTAIYQRLFFAGFLIALLIAPVSWWLSRRISRPLELMTGAAQRFSQGDLEVPLTETGSAETRRLAKALNHMAGDLAERIHREVEQRGEMEAILGCMVEGIIAVDNEERVIRMNSATTRLFGIKAVLEPGRPIQEVIRHSELQRFVRRALNLQEPLEDELTLLDTEKRYLHVQAAPLTGKRNERIGVLIVLHDLTRLRQLESVRRDFVANVSHELKTPITAIRGAVETLLDEDGIDDSWQRFLQIIFKQSERLNALVEDLLDLSRIEQGVTEGGWELKTELLRPLLESARNACETLISQQQVAIEIQCPERLRARINEPLLEQAVINLLSNAIKYSSSGGRVIIEASEQEQQVLIQVRDFGTGIAEEHLPRLFERFYRIDLARSRALGGTGLGLAIVKHIAIAHEGNVFVDSVLGQGSTFTIALPNRRINSVS; this is translated from the coding sequence ATGAAATCAAGGCGGTTGGTCTGGCAACTCTACCCGACCTATATCCTACTTATTTTAATCGTACTCTGCGGCCTGGGCTGGTATGTCTCAGTCACCCTGCGCAATTTTCATTATCAGCAGACCGCTGCAGATTTGAGTGCCAGAGCCCATCTGGTCGAGGAACAGTTACAGAGCTCTTTCGACATGACTCGCCAGGAGAACCTGAATCAGCTGGTGAAGCGGCTCGGAGAAAGCTCGCAAACCAGGATTACGATAATCAGGCTCGATGGAAAGGTGCTGGCCGATTCCGAAGAGAACCCGGAACGGATGGAAAACCATAGCCATCGGCCTGAAATCCAGACCGCAATCTCCGGTAAACAGGGGATGTCGATCCGCTTCAGCAGAACACTTGGTCAAACTCTGATGTATGTCGCCCTGCCCTTTGTCCGGGACGGTGAAGTTCTGGGAACGGTCAGAACCGCTATCTCGGTTTCGGACATCGACCGGACCCTGACGGCAATCTACCAACGCTTGTTTTTCGCCGGGTTCCTGATCGCCCTGCTGATCGCCCCGGTTTCCTGGTGGTTATCGCGGCGCATTAGTCGCCCCCTTGAATTGATGACCGGAGCAGCGCAACGTTTTTCCCAGGGGGACCTCGAAGTTCCCCTGACCGAGACGGGTTCCGCAGAAACCCGTCGCCTGGCCAAAGCGTTAAACCACATGGCCGGAGACCTGGCGGAGCGGATTCACCGCGAGGTAGAGCAACGGGGGGAAATGGAAGCGATTTTGGGCTGTATGGTCGAAGGAATCATTGCGGTTGACAACGAAGAGCGGGTCATTCGCATGAATTCCGCCACCACCAGGCTGTTTGGGATCAAGGCCGTTCTGGAGCCGGGCCGGCCGATTCAGGAAGTTATCCGTCATTCAGAACTGCAGCGGTTTGTACGGCGCGCTTTGAACCTGCAGGAACCGCTCGAAGATGAGCTGACCCTGCTGGATACGGAAAAGCGCTACCTGCATGTCCAGGCTGCGCCGCTGACCGGCAAACGCAACGAAAGGATCGGTGTCCTGATCGTCCTCCACGATCTGACCAGGCTCCGCCAGCTGGAATCGGTCCGGCGTGATTTTGTCGCCAATGTATCCCATGAGTTGAAAACGCCGATAACCGCCATCAGAGGAGCGGTTGAAACCTTGCTCGACGAGGACGGGATCGATGATTCCTGGCAGCGCTTTTTACAGATCATTTTCAAGCAAAGTGAACGGCTGAATGCCTTGGTTGAAGATCTCCTTGATCTTTCCCGGATTGAACAGGGCGTGACCGAGGGGGGCTGGGAATTGAAAACCGAGCTGCTAAGGCCGCTGTTGGAAAGCGCCCGCAATGCCTGCGAGACGTTGATTTCCCAGCAGCAGGTGGCCATCGAGATCCAGTGCCCTGAGCGGTTGCGGGCGCGGATTAACGAGCCGCTGCTGGAACAGGCAGTGATCAATCTGCTCAGCAACGCCATCAAATACAGCAGTTCCGGGGGGCGGGTGATCATTGAGGCCTCGGAACAGGAGCAGCAGGTGCTGATCCAGGTGCGTGACTTCGGCACCGGCATTGCGGAAGAGCATCTGCCGCGGCTGTTCGAGCGTTTTTATCGGATCGATCTGGCGCGGAGTCGCGCTCTGGGTGGGACCGGTCTCGGCCTGGCAATCGTCAAACACATTGCCATCGCCCATGAAGGAAACGTTTTTGTGGACAGCGTCCTGGGCCAGGGCAGCACCTTTACCATTGCCCTGCCGAACCGGCGAATCAACTCGGTGAGTTGA
- a CDS encoding response regulator, translating into MSESKKTVLIVEDEEDILALLHFNLMKADFNVICASCGEEGLKSVISSQPDLVLLDLMLPGIDGLEICRRLRADEATRNIPIIMLTAKGEESDVVKGLELGADDYVTKPFSIKVLLARIQAVLRRRKEESSQQEQDELVFDQLAIHRGRNLVQVEGKSVDLTFTEFRVLVALASRPGWVFTRYQIVNAVRGEDYAVTDRAVDVQIAGLRKKLGSCGNYIETVRGVGYRFREDS; encoded by the coding sequence ATGAGTGAATCAAAGAAAACTGTTTTGATCGTAGAAGATGAAGAAGATATTTTAGCCTTGCTTCATTTCAATCTGATGAAGGCTGATTTTAATGTGATTTGTGCATCCTGCGGCGAAGAGGGGTTGAAGAGTGTGATCAGCTCCCAGCCCGATTTGGTCCTGCTGGATTTGATGCTGCCGGGAATCGACGGACTGGAGATCTGTCGGCGCTTGCGGGCTGATGAGGCGACCAGGAATATACCGATTATTATGCTCACGGCCAAGGGGGAAGAGAGCGATGTGGTCAAGGGTCTCGAACTCGGCGCAGACGATTATGTCACCAAGCCCTTCAGCATCAAGGTTCTTCTTGCCAGAATTCAGGCCGTCTTGCGACGGCGTAAAGAAGAAAGCAGCCAGCAGGAGCAGGATGAGCTGGTGTTTGATCAGCTGGCGATTCATCGTGGCCGGAACCTGGTTCAGGTGGAAGGGAAAAGTGTTGATCTGACCTTCACGGAATTCAGAGTTCTGGTTGCCCTGGCCAGTCGTCCCGGCTGGGTTTTTACCCGCTACCAGATTGTCAATGCAGTGCGCGGTGAGGATTATGCGGTCACTGATCGGGCGGTCGATGTTCAGATTGCCGGCTTACGGAAAAAGCTCGGCTCGTGTGGCAATTATATCGAAACGGTCCGTGGAGTCGGTTACCGGTTTCGGGAGGACTCATGA
- a CDS encoding cold-shock protein: protein MAEGTVKWFNDSKGFGFIEQDNGPDVFVHFSAIQSDGFKSLAEGDRVTFDVIQGEKGPQSANVVKV, encoded by the coding sequence ATGGCAGAAGGTACTGTAAAATGGTTTAACGATTCAAAAGGTTTTGGTTTTATCGAGCAGGACAATGGCCCCGATGTCTTTGTCCATTTCTCGGCAATTCAGTCTGATGGATTCAAATCCCTGGCTGAGGGCGATCGGGTGACTTTTGATGTTATCCAGGGAGAAAAAGGTCCACAATCAGCAAATGTTGTAAAAGTCTAA
- the nth gene encoding endonuclease III, protein MKKSEQAIKLLRALEELYPAAECALNYETPWQLLVATILSAQCTDVRVNMVTRELFKQLPGPQQMAAASQEQVEELIRTTGFFRNKAKNLIQSSQQLLEFHQGQVPADLNALVALSGVGRKTANVVLGNAYGIPGMVVDTHVKRLSRRFGWTKEDDPEKIEKDLCRLLPQTEWTQCSHTLIAHGRACCKAPTPQCSRCGVVALCPRKGVARSS, encoded by the coding sequence ATGAAAAAATCTGAACAGGCAATCAAGCTGTTGAGGGCATTGGAAGAACTCTACCCCGCGGCAGAATGTGCCCTCAATTATGAAACTCCCTGGCAACTGCTGGTGGCGACAATTCTATCTGCTCAGTGTACCGACGTCAGGGTAAATATGGTGACCAGGGAACTGTTTAAACAGCTGCCAGGTCCGCAGCAGATGGCAGCGGCAAGCCAGGAGCAGGTCGAGGAGCTGATTCGGACCACCGGGTTTTTCCGCAATAAAGCCAAGAACCTGATCCAGTCTTCCCAACAGCTTTTGGAGTTTCACCAGGGGCAGGTTCCTGCGGATCTGAATGCTCTGGTTGCCTTAAGCGGGGTTGGCCGCAAAACTGCCAATGTTGTGCTGGGAAATGCCTACGGCATCCCGGGTATGGTTGTGGATACCCATGTCAAACGGTTGTCACGCCGGTTCGGCTGGACCAAAGAGGACGATCCGGAAAAGATTGAGAAGGACCTCTGTCGACTGCTGCCGCAGACTGAGTGGACCCAATGCAGCCATACCCTGATCGCCCATGGCAGAGCTTGCTGCAAAGCCCCCACTCCGCAATGCAGTCGATGTGGTGTCGTTGCTTTATGTCCGCGCAAAGGCGTTGCGCGATCGAGCTGA
- a CDS encoding endonuclease/exonuclease/phosphatase family protein → MTTFRIMSYHINGLLNASGKLTPELSAKVIRAQHVDLVLLQGIGSALGATSLKLLSERVGLNHYGPETEGGCAFLSRFPLHNIQASPLGYGGRCLRADLDWAEERVHLFNVSLSWDLWQRLEQVRLLLSEQILNNPSFPCATIVAGDFGLPLWDLGQLHSARDLKRASLPLWRANYPGRFPLWGRDRIYLRGPIRTLAGEVIRTSLAKMASPHLPLVLDVETKETRKILKIKNSARIASKHPDPVCG, encoded by the coding sequence ATGACGACATTCCGGATCATGAGTTATCACATCAACGGATTGCTGAACGCTTCCGGGAAACTCACACCGGAATTGAGTGCGAAGGTGATCCGTGCCCAGCATGTCGATCTGGTTCTGTTGCAGGGGATCGGTTCAGCACTCGGTGCAACCAGCCTCAAACTGTTGTCCGAGCGGGTCGGATTAAATCACTACGGGCCTGAAACCGAAGGCGGCTGTGCGTTTCTGTCACGCTTTCCCCTCCATAATATTCAGGCGTCCCCTCTCGGCTACGGAGGTCGTTGTCTGCGTGCCGATCTCGATTGGGCGGAGGAGCGGGTCCATTTGTTCAACGTCAGTCTTTCCTGGGACCTTTGGCAGCGGTTGGAACAGGTTCGGTTGTTATTAAGCGAGCAAATTCTTAACAACCCTTCTTTTCCCTGTGCAACCATCGTCGCTGGCGACTTCGGGCTGCCGCTGTGGGATCTGGGGCAACTCCATTCCGCCCGCGATTTAAAACGGGCTTCCCTTCCCCTCTGGCGGGCTAACTATCCAGGTCGGTTTCCCCTCTGGGGGCGCGACCGGATTTATCTGCGCGGTCCGATTCGCACCTTGGCCGGAGAAGTTATCAGGACCTCGCTTGCCAAAATGGCTTCCCCCCATCTGCCACTGGTTCTGGATGTTGAAACAAAAGAAACACGCAAGATTCTTAAGATCAAAAACTCGGCAAGAATTGCATCCAAGCATCCTGATCCCGTTTGTGGATAA
- a CDS encoding peptidylprolyl isomerase — MNKVLFYLFTVLTLTTTAAYAGPIVEMKTNLGMIKIELNSDKAPQTVDNFIKYVQNGFYDGTIFHRVIGGFMIQGGGFDQTGTRKETLPPIKNEADNGLKNDKGTIAMARTSDINSATSQFFINLVDNKFLNHNGPTARAFGYAVFGKVIEGMDVVEKIGRVKTITKSALFRDYPDSQVIIETVRLLN, encoded by the coding sequence ATGAACAAAGTTCTTTTTTATTTATTTACGGTTCTGACTTTGACAACGACCGCTGCCTATGCCGGGCCGATCGTTGAAATGAAAACCAATCTGGGAATGATAAAAATTGAACTGAATTCGGATAAAGCTCCGCAGACAGTCGATAATTTTATCAAATACGTTCAAAATGGCTTTTATGATGGAACAATTTTTCATCGGGTGATCGGTGGATTCATGATCCAGGGGGGCGGTTTTGATCAGACCGGAACACGGAAAGAGACTCTCCCGCCGATCAAGAATGAAGCAGACAATGGGCTGAAAAATGACAAAGGAACCATTGCCATGGCCCGAACCAGTGATATCAACAGCGCGACCAGTCAGTTTTTTATCAACCTGGTTGATAATAAATTTTTGAATCATAACGGACCGACAGCAAGAGCATTCGGCTATGCCGTGTTTGGAAAAGTTATTGAAGGCATGGATGTCGTTGAAAAAATAGGTCGGGTTAAGACCATTACCAAAAGCGCTTTGTTCAGAGATTATCCTGACTCTCAGGTTATTATTGAGACGGTCAGGTTGCTCAATTGA
- a CDS encoding NAD(P)H-dependent glycerol-3-phosphate dehydrogenase yields MKNKYAVIGAGSWGTTLANLLAQKKYGVTLWCYETDLTERMQRKRINDIYLPDIVLADNLHFTSSLKEAVSDKKMLVFVAPSQVTRQVLEQALPHISPETIIVSASKGIENNTLKLLSEIFEELLPATMHQQLVFLSGPSFAREVSQGMPTAVVAAGRDLAYAEQVQTIFSTEKFRVYTHTDVIGVELGGAMKNVIALAAGVADGLGFGYNSRAALITRGLAEMTRLGLKLGGKADTFAGLAGMGDLVLTCTGDLSRNRSVGIELGKGRKLDDILAGMTMIAEGVKTTLSAFQLAHKLNVDVPIIEQMYQILYQNKDPRQAVSDLMLRDLKPESLMS; encoded by the coding sequence ATGAAGAACAAATATGCCGTTATCGGTGCAGGAAGTTGGGGAACGACCCTGGCGAACCTGCTTGCTCAGAAAAAATATGGTGTTACTCTCTGGTGTTACGAAACAGACCTGACGGAAAGGATGCAGCGGAAGAGGATCAATGATATCTACCTTCCCGATATCGTTCTCGCCGATAACCTCCATTTTACCAGTTCGCTGAAAGAGGCGGTGAGCGATAAAAAAATGCTGGTTTTTGTTGCTCCGTCTCAAGTAACCCGCCAGGTTCTTGAACAGGCGTTACCCCATATCAGCCCTGAAACTATCATTGTTTCGGCATCAAAAGGGATAGAAAACAATACCCTTAAACTGCTGTCGGAGATTTTTGAAGAACTTCTTCCCGCAACAATGCACCAACAGCTGGTTTTTTTATCCGGACCCTCGTTCGCCCGGGAAGTCAGCCAGGGGATGCCGACAGCGGTCGTTGCCGCAGGGCGCGATCTTGCCTATGCAGAACAAGTTCAGACGATTTTCAGCACGGAAAAATTCCGGGTTTACACTCATACCGATGTCATCGGGGTTGAACTTGGCGGAGCGATGAAAAATGTTATTGCTCTTGCTGCCGGAGTTGCCGATGGTCTTGGCTTTGGTTATAACAGCCGAGCCGCACTGATTACGCGGGGATTGGCGGAAATGACCCGTTTAGGCCTGAAACTAGGTGGTAAAGCTGACACTTTTGCCGGTTTGGCGGGAATGGGCGATCTTGTGCTGACCTGTACAGGAGACCTATCCCGTAATCGTAGTGTCGGCATTGAACTGGGAAAAGGGCGCAAGCTTGATGATATCCTGGCCGGTATGACCATGATTGCCGAAGGGGTTAAAACGACCCTGTCAGCTTTTCAACTCGCTCATAAATTGAATGTGGACGTTCCGATTATTGAGCAGATGTATCAAATCCTTTATCAGAATAAAGATCCCAGACAGGCAGTCAGCGATCTGATGCTGCGAGATCTGAAGCCAGAAAGCTTGATGAGCTGA
- a CDS encoding tetratricopeptide repeat protein, producing MNLHQLKKKLKQELKNQGELKRKANNRKAWLLFFLLIILLGIIGLPYVQDYRLTLPMRLLAKGVEYESLGQLDLAEQTYVKLKQRYPHTPAAEEALFRMGRIWQDDRKDMPQALLTYLQLEHDYPESTYVLPARQEAAWIVKYAQRDYSAAIGYYQHLLELDKDNADRYLYEIADCYFRLENYPQARIELETLLEDYPHSELTADALYRRGGILVLENRPEAAKQSWKQLIDRFPDSSYRSQAEFNLARMFEEEGLLQEALDLYRKLTDFPRPSLLQEKIKHLEQRIEKKSKAI from the coding sequence ATGAATCTGCACCAGTTGAAGAAGAAGTTGAAGCAGGAATTGAAGAATCAGGGGGAGCTGAAGAGGAAAGCGAATAACCGAAAAGCCTGGCTGCTCTTTTTCCTGCTGATAATTCTGTTGGGAATCATCGGACTGCCCTATGTTCAAGATTACCGTTTGACTTTGCCGATGCGCTTATTGGCAAAAGGGGTTGAATATGAGAGCCTGGGGCAGCTCGACTTGGCAGAGCAGACTTATGTTAAGCTTAAACAGCGTTACCCGCATACCCCTGCTGCAGAAGAGGCATTGTTTCGCATGGGGCGTATCTGGCAGGACGACAGAAAAGATATGCCCCAGGCCCTGTTGACATATCTGCAACTGGAACATGATTATCCGGAAAGCACCTATGTCTTACCGGCCCGGCAGGAAGCCGCGTGGATTGTCAAATATGCGCAGCGGGATTATTCCGCTGCCATCGGCTACTATCAGCATCTGCTGGAACTGGATAAAGACAACGCTGACCGTTATCTTTATGAAATAGCAGACTGTTATTTCCGGCTGGAAAATTATCCGCAGGCGCGGATTGAGCTCGAAACATTACTGGAAGACTATCCGCACAGTGAGCTGACCGCCGATGCATTGTATCGGCGCGGGGGAATTCTGGTTTTGGAAAATCGTCCAGAAGCCGCGAAGCAAAGCTGGAAACAGCTGATAGACAGATTTCCTGACAGCAGTTACCGCAGTCAGGCGGAATTTAACCTCGCACGGATGTTTGAAGAAGAAGGATTATTACAGGAAGCTTTGGATCTATATCGCAAATTGACCGATTTTCCTAGACCGTCTTTGCTTCAGGAAAAAATCAAACATCTGGAACAACGCATCGAGAAAAAGAGCAAGGCGATATGA
- the gyrA gene encoding DNA gyrase subunit A, whose translation MLSEENKVTVNIEDEMRKSYMDYAMSVIVGRALPDVRDGLKPVHRRILFAMHDLSNDYNKPYKKSARVVGDVIGKYHPHGDSAVYDTIVRMAQDFSMRHPLVDGQGNFGSIDGDSAAAMRYTEIRMDRLSHELLADIEKETVDFGPNYDESLEEPLVLPCKFPNLLVNGSEGIAVGMATKIPPHNLGEVIDGLVAIIEDPRISAEDLLERIPGPDFPTAGFINGKEGIREAYHTGRGIIQLRARALVEVDRRSGKEAIVVTEIPYQVNKARLIEKIAELVKNKKIEGISDLRDESDRDGMRIVIELKKDMVPGVILNQLYKMTTMQTSFGIIMLAIVGGQPKIMTLREVLDSFIDHRREIVTRRCIFELKKAEARAHILHGLKLALENLDEVIQIIKSSATPADAKENLMNRFSFSDIQAQAILDMRLHRLTGLEQSKILEELEQILAQIARLKEILASEVEILKIIKDELIELKEKFANPRRTEIIDKTADLTLEDMIVEENMVVTVTHGGYIKRNAVSLYRAQRRGGKGRSGVRPKEEDFVESLFVASTHSYVLIFTNLGKVYWLKVHEIPQGGRASRGKAIVNLLKLAPEEKVTTILPVKEFEEDKYIVTATAKGTIKKTELMAYSNPRSGGIIALTIDEGDSLIEARLTDGKRDLLLASRNGKSIRFPEANVRPMGRSARGVRGMTLEGDDEVIGLQSVTDNTALALVTITENGYGKRTDITEYRVQSRGGKGIITIKTSERNGRVVDIKMVNEDSDLMFITNRGKLLRTRVKDIRSIGRNTQGVRMMVLEEDEFIVSVARLAEKESTDESAPVEEEVEAGIEESGGAEEESE comes from the coding sequence ATGTTGTCTGAAGAGAATAAAGTCACCGTAAATATAGAAGATGAAATGCGTAAATCCTATATGGATTACGCAATGAGCGTCATTGTCGGGCGAGCTCTACCGGATGTCAGGGATGGTTTGAAACCGGTTCACCGGCGAATTCTGTTTGCTATGCATGACCTCAGTAATGACTACAACAAGCCCTATAAAAAATCCGCCCGGGTGGTCGGTGATGTCATCGGTAAATATCACCCGCACGGGGATAGTGCGGTCTATGACACCATCGTTCGGATGGCCCAGGATTTTTCCATGCGTCATCCCCTGGTCGATGGCCAGGGGAATTTCGGTTCCATTGACGGGGACTCTGCTGCAGCCATGCGTTACACCGAAATTCGTATGGACCGCTTGTCCCATGAACTGCTTGCCGATATCGAAAAAGAAACCGTTGATTTTGGGCCCAACTATGACGAATCTCTTGAAGAACCGTTGGTTTTACCATGCAAATTTCCGAATTTGCTGGTCAACGGCTCAGAGGGAATTGCGGTTGGTATGGCGACCAAGATTCCCCCGCACAATCTTGGCGAAGTTATTGATGGACTGGTAGCTATCATTGAAGACCCCAGAATCAGTGCTGAGGATTTGCTGGAGAGGATTCCCGGCCCCGACTTTCCAACCGCTGGCTTTATTAACGGCAAGGAAGGAATTCGTGAAGCTTATCATACCGGCCGGGGAATCATTCAGTTGCGGGCCAGAGCCCTGGTCGAGGTTGACCGTCGCTCCGGTAAGGAAGCGATTGTCGTTACCGAAATTCCTTATCAGGTCAACAAAGCTCGTTTGATCGAAAAAATTGCCGAACTGGTTAAAAATAAGAAAATTGAAGGAATTTCCGATCTGCGGGACGAATCGGATCGCGATGGCATGCGCATCGTCATTGAGCTGAAAAAGGACATGGTGCCAGGAGTCATTTTGAATCAACTTTATAAAATGACGACCATGCAAACATCCTTCGGTATTATCATGCTCGCTATTGTCGGCGGCCAGCCGAAGATCATGACTTTGCGCGAAGTGCTGGATAGTTTTATCGACCATCGCCGTGAAATTGTCACTCGCCGCTGTATTTTCGAGTTGAAGAAAGCAGAAGCACGCGCCCATATTCTGCATGGTTTGAAACTTGCCCTGGAAAACCTTGACGAGGTGATTCAGATTATCAAAAGCAGCGCTACGCCTGCCGACGCCAAAGAAAACCTGATGAACAGGTTCTCTTTTTCCGACATTCAGGCCCAGGCTATCCTGGATATGCGTTTGCACCGGTTGACTGGTCTTGAGCAGAGCAAAATTCTCGAAGAACTGGAACAGATCCTGGCACAGATTGCCCGGCTCAAAGAAATTCTCGCGAGCGAAGTTGAAATCCTTAAAATCATTAAGGATGAATTGATTGAGCTGAAGGAAAAATTCGCTAATCCGCGGCGTACCGAAATCATCGACAAAACGGCCGATCTGACCTTGGAAGACATGATCGTCGAAGAGAACATGGTGGTGACCGTTACCCACGGCGGTTATATCAAACGCAATGCCGTGTCCCTGTACCGGGCACAGCGGCGTGGCGGAAAAGGCAGGAGCGGAGTAAGGCCCAAGGAAGAAGACTTTGTTGAAAGTTTGTTTGTGGCCTCAACCCACTCCTACGTGCTGATCTTTACCAATCTTGGCAAAGTCTATTGGCTGAAGGTTCATGAAATTCCCCAGGGAGGGAGGGCCTCCCGTGGTAAGGCGATTGTCAACCTGCTGAAACTGGCTCCGGAGGAGAAAGTCACCACCATCCTTCCGGTCAAGGAATTTGAAGAGGACAAATATATCGTTACCGCTACGGCCAAAGGGACGATCAAAAAGACTGAACTGATGGCTTATTCCAACCCCCGTTCCGGTGGAATTATCGCCCTGACCATCGACGAGGGTGACAGCCTGATAGAAGCCCGTCTGACCGATGGCAAGCGAGATCTGCTATTGGCCAGTCGCAATGGAAAATCGATTCGTTTTCCGGAAGCCAATGTTCGTCCGATGGGGCGCTCAGCGCGCGGAGTGCGCGGCATGACTCTGGAAGGGGACGATGAGGTCATCGGCTTACAATCTGTCACCGATAACACAGCCCTGGCTCTGGTGACAATCACTGAGAATGGTTATGGTAAAAGGACGGATATTACCGAATATCGGGTTCAGAGTCGTGGTGGGAAAGGCATTATCACCATCAAAACCAGTGAACGGAACGGCCGAGTCGTCGATATCAAAATGGTCAATGAAGATTCCGACCTGATGTTTATCACCAATCGCGGCAAACTGCTGCGGACCAGAGTAAAAGATATCCGTTCCATTGGTCGGAACACCCAGGGGGTTCGGATGATGGTTCTTGAAGAAGACGAATTTATCGTTTCGGTCGCCCGCTTGGCCGAGAAGGAATCAACGGATGAATCTGCACCAGTTGAAGAAGAAGTTGAAGCAGGAATTGAAGAATCAGGGGGAGCTGAAGAGGAAAGCGAATAA